CTTTACCCGCGTGGCCAAGCCGCAGTGGGAGGCTACGGCCTGGATCCAGGTGGGCGAAATCGGGCCGACCCCGGCCGGCCGCGATCCCAAGGTGGAGCCGTTCCAGCGGGTGATCGACCGGATGAAGACGCGGCTGTTCCAAGACGCGGTGCTGACGCACGCTGGCGTGCCGCTGAAGAGCCGTGCCGCGCAGCTGTACCGCGGCAGTCTCAAGCCCGATCCGGACCCGTATGCCAACCTGATCGGCATCACCATCCGCGCCGAATCCGCAACACAGGCACGCACGCTCGCAATGGCCACCGTCGCGCAGTTGCAGGCATTGCATGGCCAGACCAACACCGCGGCGTTGGCGCTCGCGAAGACGCGCCTGCGCGGCCTGGACGAGGACCTGCGCGTGGCGACGGCCAGCCGCGCGCAGCTGCAGCAGCAGTTGGGCAGCCCGCAAGCCAATGACCAGGCCACGCCTGCGCAGGTGCTGGCCGGCGTCCTGCTCACCGACAGCAACACCACCATCCGCGCCTTGAAGGCCGAGCGCGACGATCTGGTCGCACGGCTCACCGAGCGCTACACCTACCAGACCTCGCTGGCGTGGCCGTTGTATGTGCCGGACCACCAGGCGTTCCCGAACGCGATCATGGCCTGGGCCGCCGGCATTCTCGGTGGTGGTGCGCTTGGCGTACTGGCCGCGGTGTTGCGAAATGCCGTGCGCGGTCGCGGACGCGGGCAGGCACCGCACGCGACGGTGTGAGTGCTGCGACGCGCATTCGTTCCACCCGGATTGGGCGCACGCAGTGCCGCAACCAAAGTGGCGGCAGCCGGCACTCACTGTTCAATCAAGCGATGCCGCGAGTGCGGCGCCGCGTCTGGAGAGTGTCGTGACAACAGCAGGACCGGTGGGAGAGCGCGCGCATGTCGGCAACCAATGAGCCACTGGCGCGGCGTGGCCGCGGTGTGGATGCGTCGCAGTTGCTGGAAACCCAGCGTGCCTTCGACAGCGTGGCTGCCGACTACGATGGGCCGCGCGGCAACAACGCGCTGATCCAGCGCATGCGCACCACGCTATGGGACACCGTGGCCACCGAACTGCCGGTCGGTTCGCGGCTGGTGGACCTGGGCTGCGGCACCGGGCTGGATGCAGGCGAGTTCGCCAGCCGTGGTTACAGCGTGCTGGCCACCGACTGGTCGCCGGCCATGGTGGCGCGCACCCGTGAGCGTGCTGCCCGACAAGGCCTTGAGGAGCGCCTCACTGCCGCGCATGTCGGCATCCAGCAGCTGGAGCGGCTGGAAGGCGAGTTCGATGGCATGTATTCCAACTTCGGCCCGCTCAACTGCGCGCCGGACCTGCCGGCCGTCGCTGCCGAGTGCGCACGCCTGCTGCGCCCGGATGGCTGCCTGGTGTTTTCGGTGATCGGGCGGATCTGCCCGTGGGAAGTCGGCCACTACGCAGTGCGCGGCCGCTTCAAGCGCGCGGCGGTGCGTGCGGCGCAGGGTGCGACCGCGGTGGGCATGAACGGCCACACCATCTGGACCTGGTATCACCTGCCGCGCGAGTTCTACCGGGCTTTCAGCCAGCACTTCGTGCTCGATCGCTACCAGGCGTTGAGTCTGTTCCTGCCGCCGCCGTATCTGGTGGACTTCTATGAGCGCCATCCGCGCCTGTCCGCGCGCCTGGGGCAGTTGGACGACCGCATGGGCGGCTGGCCGTTGCTGCGCGACATGGGCGATCACTTCCTGATCGTGATGCGCAAGCGCTGAGTGGAGACCGCGATGGCCATGGCCGATGTGTGCCTGTACGGCGCGCGCGCGATCACCCTGGCCGGGCCATCGCGCGCGCCGGTGACGCTGCGTGCCGGCCACTTCGGTGGCACGCTGGGCACCGGCACGCTGCGGCTGGATCTGCAGGGGCATGTGCTGGCGCCGGGCCTGATCAACGCGCATGAGCATCTGCAGATCAATGCCGTGCCGCCGCTGCCGCAGAGCGCACCGTTCGCCAACAGCTATGCGTGGATCGATGCCTTTCAGGCGCATTTTCAGCGTCGCGAGGTGGCCGTTGCGCTGCAAGTGCCCAAGGACGTACGCCTGCGCCAGGGTGGTCTGAAGAATCTGCTCGCGGGGGTTACCTGCGTGGCCCAGCACGATCCCTGGCACGCCGCACTGGATACGGCCGATTTCCCGGTGGCGGTCCTGCGTGCATTCGGCTGGAGCTATGCGTTGGGCGGGCCAGCTTATGGGCCGCCGGTGCAGGAGAGTTTCGCCGCGACCCCGTCCGGGCAGCCCTGGATGATCCATCTGGCCGAAGGCACCGACGCGGTTGCACGCGCGGAGCTGGACGCCTTGGACCGTCTCGGTTGCCTGGCCGGCAACAGCGTGCTGATCCATGGTGTGGGGCTGGGCGAGCAGGATATCGACCGCATCATCGCCTGCGGTGCGGCCGTGGTGTGGTGCCCGTCGAGCAATCTGGCGCTGCTCGGCCAGACGCTGGACCCCTGGCGTCTGTGCATGGCCGGGCGGCTGGCGCTGGGTAGCGATGCGCGCGTCAGCGGCGGGCGCGACCTGCTCGACGATCTGCGCCTGGCCACCGACAGCGGGTTGGCCCCGGACCTGCTGCTGGGCCTGGCCACGCATCAAGCGGCGCGCATCCTGCGCCTGCCCGCGCGCGGCAGCCTGGCACCGGGCGCGGTGGCCGACCTGGTGATCGTGCGCGACCGCGGCGGTGAGCCTGCGGCGAGTGTGGTGGGTTGCAGCCGCAGCCAATTGCGCGCGGTGATCCGCGATGGCAAACCGCGGATTGCCGACCCCGATTTCGCCCACTGGTTCGACGCAGCCGGCATCGCAACCTTGCCGGTGTTGCTGGATGGCTGCCCCAAATTGCTGGACGCCGCGTTGGCCGATCCACAGGTGCTGGCACTTGAACCCGGCGTGCAGCTGCTGTCGCCGCACACGCATGCCGCAACGCGCGTGGCATTTGGAGCGGCGCAATGAACAGTGCAATGAGCAGTGTGCCCACGCTGGAGCCGGCCGCAGCGTATGCGCTGTGGGCGCAGGCGTATCCGCCGCACGCGCACAACCCGGTGATGCTCGCCGAGCAGCGCGCCATGCTGGCGCTGTTGCCCACCGACCTGCGCAGCCAGCATGTGCTCGATGCCGGCTGTGGCAGCGGGCGCTACATGCTGCAGGCGCTGCAACGCGGCGCTGCGCAGGTCACTGGCGTAGACCTCTCGCCGGAAATGCTGCAACGCGCCGCGCACGAACTGGCGCAACGCTGGCCCGCCACGTGCTTCTCCCTGCAGCAGGGCAGCCTGGAACAGTTGCCGGTTGCCGATGCCATGGCCGACATCACCGTGTGCGGCCTGGTGGTCGGGCATCTGCCACGGCTGTGGACGGCGCTGGAGCAACTGCGGCGCGTCACCCGCATCGGCGGCAGCGTGCTGTGCAGCGACGTGCATCCGATCGGTCATGCGCTGGGCTGGCGACGCGACTTCAAGGCCGACGGCCAGCACTACGCCATCCGCCATACCCAACATCTCTACAGCCATTGGCATTCGGCATGCGCGGCGCTGGATCTGGCGATCGAGGCGGTGGCCGAGCCGATGCTCGATCCTGCCGACATCCCGCCCGGCGCGCGCTTCGACACCGCCGCGCTGCAAGTGCCGGTGGCGCTGGTGCTACGCCTGCGACGGCTCGCGTGAGCGGCATGGTGAGCGATGTGCAGGCGGCGGTTTGGCGCCACGCCGTGCAACGGATCGCGCAGAACGCGGGCAGTCGTGCCCACATCGCGCGCGCCGCACGTTCCCTGCGCTCCGGGGACTGACGGTGCACGTGGCCCATCTCAATCTGCTGCCCGCGCCAAGCGGCTGGGACGCCGTGCAGGTATTCGCGCAGTGGCCATCGCTGGCCGACATTGCCGAAGCAGTCGCCAGCACCGGCACCCAGGTGACGGTACTGCAGGTGGCTGCGCACACCGAGCAGCTGACACGGCAGGGCGTGGCGTATCACTTTCTCGACCCTGGCAAACGCGGCAGCGCCGTACGTGCGCGGCGGCTGGCTGATCTGTTGCAACAGCTCGACGTTGCGGTGATCCATGTACATGGGCTGGAATTTGCCGGCGATGCACGGCGCCTCGCACGGTTGTTGCCGCAGGTGCCGATCGTGCTGCAGGACCATGCCAATCGGCCGCCGCGCTGGTGGCGCAGGCCGGTGTGGCGCGCGCGCTACGCGGCGGCGGCCGGCATCGCGTTCACCTCGCTGGCGCTGGCGCAGCCCTTCGTCCGTGCCAGGCTGTTTGGGCCGCGCACGCAGCTGTTTGCGATCCCCGAATCGAGCAGCCGCTTCACGCCGGGCGACCGCATCCAGGCGCGCGCGGTCACCGGCCTGGCCGGCGACCCATGCGTGCTGTGGGTTGGCCATTTGAGCGAGGGCAAGGACCCGCTGTGCGTGCTGGATGCCGTGGCCATGGCGGCAGCGCGCTTGCCTGGCCTGCGGCTGTGGTGCGCCTTCCATGAGGCGCCGCTGCTGGAGGCGGTGCGCCAGCGCATCCACGACGACCCACGGCTTGCATCACGCGTGCACTTGCTGGGCAAGGTCACGCATGCGCAGATTCAGCAGCTGCAGCGGGCGGCGGATGTGTTCGTCTCCGCAAGTCATGCGGAAAGTTGCGGCTATGCCGCGCTGGAAGCCTATGCCTGCGGAACGCTGCCGCTGCTGAGCGACATTCCCGCCTTCCGCGCGCTCAGCGACAACGCGTCCATGGGCGCGCTGTTTCCGGTGGGGGATGCCGCGCGCCTGTCCGATCTTCTGGTGGCGCACGCACGCCAGCGCCCCGGCCGGGCGCGGGTGCGTGCGTATTTTGATGCGCGGTTGTCGTTTGCCGCAGTGGGCCGGCAATGGCGCGACGCCTACACACAGGTGCTGCGCACGGCAGCGGGGCAACGGCAATGAAACTGGCGGTAGTGGTGCCCGGTGGCGTGGATCGCAGCGGCGAAGTGCGCGTGATTCCGGTGTTTCTGACCTTGATCGACTGGTTGGCACGCAACCACGAGGTGCATGTGTTCGTGCTGCACCAGGAGCCGGAACCGGCGACCTGGATGCTGCGCGGCGCCACCGTGCACAACATCGGCCAACACCGCACCCGCCTGCGTGCCATCGCCGCGATCCGCGAGGAGCATCGGCGCGCGCCATTCGACGTGGTGCAGGCCCTGTTTTCAGGCTATTGCAGCTTGATCGCGGTGGTGGCGGCCAAGCTGCTGCGGCGGCCCAGCGTGGTGCATATCGCCGGCGGCGAGTTGGTGGCGCTGCACGGCATCGGCTACGGCGGCCGCCGGCGTTGGCGCGGGCGCCTGCGCGAGGCGGTGATCCTGCGCCTGGCAGACCGTGTCACCGCGGCCAGCCTGCCCATCATTGCTTCGTTGCATGCGCTGGGCGTGACGGCGCAGCGTGTGCCGCTGGGCGTGGACCTGCGCGCGTGGCCACCGGCGCCGCCGCGGGCACGCAGCGGCGGTGTGGCGCGGCTGCTGCACGTGGCCAGCCTCAACCCGGTCAAGGATCAGACCACCTTGCTGCGCGCCCTGGCTGCCCTCAAGCGTGCCGGTGTGGCGTTCGTGGTGGACATCGTCGGTGTGGACACGCTCGACGGCAGGATCCACGCATTGGCCGAACAGCTGGATCTCGGCGCGCAGGTGCGCTTTGTGGGCTTCAAGACACAGCGCGAATTGCGCCCGATCATGCAGTCCGCCGATCTGCTGCTGATGTCCTCGCTGCACGAAGCCGGGCCGATGGTGTTACTGGAGGCCGCGCTGGTGGGCGTGCCCACGGTGGGTACGGCGGTGGGCCATCTGGCCGAGTGGGCGCCGAGCGCCGCACTGGCGGTACCACCGGGCGATTGGGCCGGCCTGGCCGAAGCGATCCGCCAGGTGCTGGCCGACGACGAACTGCGCCTGCGGCTTGCCTGGGCCGCGCAATGCCGCGCCACCCGCGAAGATGCCGGGCTGACCACCCGGCTGTTCGAAACACTGTACCGCGAACTCTGCGCGGAGCGACCGTTGCGCTGATCAACTGCAGGTTGGCCTCAGGCCGGCTGCAGATACCCATCCAGCGCCGCGCGCACCACGTATAGCATGTCGGTGCGTGGCACCGGCCGGGTGAGGCGCGTCATCAGTCGCCGCGTCTGTGACTGGCGCACCCATGGCTGGTCTTGCAGCCACAGCTGCGTGCGCAGCATGTCGGCGCGCTCCTTGCGGCTCTCTGCCGACGGCGCGATGCGCTGGCGCAGGTACTGGCGTGCCTCGCCCAGCGAACGTGACCATTCGATGCCGGGCAACGCCGGCAGCCACAGGTTGGAGCAGGACGCGGTCGTCAAGGTCAGGCGCGCGGCGCGCATCCGCAACAGTGGCGCACACTGCGCACGCAGGCGTGCGAGCACCGCGGCCGGCACCACATCGCCGTAGTAGCGCTGCAGCAACAGCAGCGGCGGCAACGCCCACCACGGCGGCGCAGCGCTGTCTTCCCACAGCACCTCCCAATCGCGCGGGCCCATGCGTGTGACCAGCAGTGCCAGGTCGTGCAGGTGCATCAGGCGGATGCTGCGGTGGCAGATACCGCCGGCGGCGTGCAGCAGCAAATGGCACATCAACGCGCCAATCGACGGATAGGCGTTCAGACCGGGCTGCGGACGCTCCGGCAGTACACGCGCGGTGATGTCCACACACGCCACCGGCAAGCGTTCCTGGATGCGCGTGTGCAGCTCGATGCTGATCGGTGCATCGCGGTGCTCGCCCAGCCCGGCCACGGCCTCGCCGTGCACCGGCTTGAACACCTGGTGCTTCCATTGGTCGAACGAGGCCACATAGCCCAGCGCACACAGCAGCTCGGCCGCACGCGGCGCGTCCTCAGCCTCTACCAATAGATCGATGTCGGCCATGGGCCGGTCGCCGGGCAGATACACGCCCAGCCGATGCAGGGCAGTGCCCTTGAGTCCAGTCACTGCAATGCCGGCGCTTCTTGCGGCGGCATCGATCTGGGTCAACAGCAAGGCGATGCGGCGATGGCGATGCGCCACGTGCGCACGCTGCTCATCGAGGAAGCGTGTCCATTCGGCTGTCTGCCACAGCGATTGGCGTTGCAGCAGCGGCGAAACGCCATGTGCGGCGGCGGCAGCGGCTGCCAGCTGCCATTGCAGGCGATCCCAGCGTGGCGGCGCGTCGCTGGGCTGCGCAAGCTCCCGGGCGAGCCGTTCGGTGGCCGTGCGCAGGCCGTGTTTGATCGTGCGAAGCGAAGGCTGCATCGAGGCAATCCGGAAAAGAGGTAACAACGGTGGTGCAGGGCCGTGGCGCGTTTCAGCCGACCAGCACGCTGGCCAGCTGGCGCACTGGTCGCGCCGCCGCCATCAACGGTTCGGTGCGATGTGCGTGCTCGGAGGCGATCAAGCTGTCCCAGCGCTGCTCCAGCGCTTGCCACGCCTGCGCATACGCCAGATCGCCCATCGTGGTGCGCGCCTGCTGCAGGTCCACTTCGGTGTGCAGCAGGTTGCGCACGCTGCGGTAGAACTCCGAGTCGTAGGCACCGCGGAACATCATTGCCAGGTCGTCGCTGTCCTGCCAATGCGTCTTGCCACCCAGCTGGTTTTTCACTTCCTCGTAGAACTTGGTGCCGGGCAGCGGATACGACACGCTGACACCGATGAGATCCGGTGCGGCCTCGCGCACCAAGGCGCGGGTGGCCAGGATGTCGACGAGTTCTTCGCCCAGATAGCCCAGCTGGATGAAGAAGCCCACGCGGATCCCGCGCGCACCCAGGCGGCGGCGTGCGGCGATGACATCGGCCACCTGCGTGCCCTTGGTCATCTTGTCTAGGATGCGCTGGCTCCCGCTTTCCGCGCCCAGCCACGCCTCGGCGCAACCGGCACGCGCCAGGGCGGTAGCCATGCGGTCGCTGGCAAGATCGGCGCGCGTCTGGATCATGAAGGGGATCGCACCATCGGCATCGCTGAGCTGCTCGGCGAAGGTTTCCACCCAGTCGATATGGAAGCCGAAGATGTCATCGGCCATCCAGATGTGATCGGGCCCAAATGTGCGCTTGAGGTGGATCATCTCTGCGGCCACGTCTTCTGCGCTGCGGCGCTTGTAGTGGTTGCCCCAGATCGGCTTGGCGCACCAGTTGCAGCGGAACGGGCAGCCGCGCGAGGCGGCCATGTTGAGGCTGAAATAGCCGTGGCGTTGTTGCCAGAAGGTGCGATAGCGCGGGATGTCCACCAGATCCCACGCGGGCAATCCGCCCAGCCGCGCATCCGGCGGCTGCGCGCCCACGTGTTCGCGAGCGGCGGCAGGATGCGCGGTGGCGATGCGTGCCACGCCGTCCAGCCAGGTGTCGGGTGCGCATTGCGGGTTCGCGTCCAACCGCGCCACCAGTTCCAGCAACGGCGCGATACCTTCGTCGATCAACACTGCATCGGCACCGGCGGCCAGAAACACATCCGGGTTGTCGGAGGCATCGGAGCCGGCCACCAGCACGCGGCAGCCCTGCGCGCGCGCGGTGGCGATCATCGTGCAGGCCGCCTCGCGCATGCGGCTCAGGCACATCTTGGTGAGGAAGTTGAAGTTGTCTTCGTAGAACACCACCAGGTCCGGCTGCGCCGCCTGCAGCGCGCCGGGGTAGTCCTGCACGTCGTCGGCAAGCATGGCATCGAACAGGCTCAAACGATGGCCGTGTTCGCGCAGCAAGGCGGCCACCTGCAACGTGGCAAGCGGCGGATAGGGCTTGCCGCGTTCCCATTGTTTGGGGTCGTAACGCAGGAAGTACGAATGGCTGACCTGGATCTTTAGCATCTGCGCAAGGTTCTCGTTCTGTCGCCAGGTGGGCGCAGCAGCGGCGCGCGCAAGACACCGGCATTCGGCTCGGCAGTAGGTGCGCATGCAAGCCACTTTGGTTGTGCCGATGCACGAGCCGTGCGCTGCGCGCCGTTCATGCGCGCGGCGGGCAATGCACGCAACCTTTCGGCGGCCGAGCCGCACACACCGGCTGAACTTGTGCACGGATGAAACGGCATGCCGCAATCGGCCGCAGTGGCGGAATTGGCGCCAATCAGCGCGTTGCGGGCGGAGCGCGCGCACGCTGCAATGCCGGCCCCGCTGGATCCGTTTGACGAGCAAGGGCCACGCCGGCATGGCGTGCGCAAGCAGGTACTTGGCGCGTCGTTCCACTTCGAAAGCGACAGCCCGGCGCTGCTTTCGCTGGTTGAGGCCGCGTACGCCGGGCTGCCTGCGCATCGCTTCGATGGCGCCCCGCAGTTCCATATCACCCTGGATGTGGTGGCGCGTGCGCCGCGGCTGCCGGTGGCCGAGCCGCCGCCGGTTCGCACGCATGCCGCTGCCGGTCTGCTGTGCGGGGTGATGGACGAATGCAACTACCTGATGGTGTCGGTCGCCGAGCGGCGCGCCATGGTGGTGGTGTCGGACGACATGCTGATGCATGCCTATCACCTGCGCTACGAGTTGATCGAATTCGCGGTGTTCCTGTTGGCAGCGCGTGGCATGTCGCTGGTGCCGCTGCACGGCGCCTGCGTTGGCTGGCAGGGACATGGTGCGCTCTTGCTCGGGGCCAGTGGCGCCGGCAAGTCGACCCTGGCCTTGCACAGCCTGTTGCGTGGGCTGCAGTTCGTGGCAGAAGACGGTGTCTTTGTGGAGCCGCACAGCCTGGTCGCAACCGGTGTAGCCAATTTCCTGCACCTGCGGCCGGCATCACTGGGCCTGCTGGACGCACCCACCCGCGCCTGGATCAGTGCGGCCCCCACCATCCGGCGGCGCAGCGGGGTGGAAAAGTTCGAGGTCGATCTGCGCGATAGCCGCGCGGTGCTCGCGCCGGCCCCGCTGCCGTTGGCGGCGGTGGTGTTGCTGAGCGATGTGCCGGCCACCGATCCGGCCCACCTGCTGACGCCAATGGCGCACGAGGAGATCGCTGCATGCCTGGCGGCGGATCAGCCATATGCAGCTGGCCAGCCCGGCTGGTCGCATTTCATCGCGCAGGTGCAGCAGCGTGGCGTATACCGCATGCAACGCGGCGCGCATCCGGATGCCGCAGTGGATGCGCTGCTGCAGCTGCTGCACCGCGCCGCATCCTCACTGCCGGGCGCGTGAGCGCATGGCGCACGACGTGAACCCATGACGAGCGCTGAAATGGACGCCGCCACATCGCGTGCATCGGTCCGCGTGGTGGTGCGCAACTTTGCCGCCACGCTGGTGCGTGCCGATCGCAGCCGCATTGCGCTCTACGTGCTGCTGTCGCTCGCCGCCGCTTTGGCGGGCAGCGCGGTGGCCGTGTGCCTGGTGCCGCTGGTGCAGCCCGGCCAGGGCCTGCGCGTGGCCGGGCAGGTACTGGTCCTGCCCGGCGGCCTGCCATTGCAGGCAAGCCTGTTCGTCCTGGTGAGCCTGCTGTTTGCCGTGTTGCGCTGGCAGAGCGCGCGGTTGGCGGCCCGCTT
The nucleotide sequence above comes from Xanthomonas campestris pv. campestris str. ATCC 33913. Encoded proteins:
- a CDS encoding Wzz/FepE/Etk N-terminal domain-containing protein, which translates into the protein MKDEDEIYLIDLWRILLREWRWALAAMLVVLAITFAFTRVAKPQWEATAWIQVGEIGPTPAGRDPKVEPFQRVIDRMKTRLFQDAVLTHAGVPLKSRAAQLYRGSLKPDPDPYANLIGITIRAESATQARTLAMATVAQLQALHGQTNTAALALAKTRLRGLDEDLRVATASRAQLQQQLGSPQANDQATPAQVLAGVLLTDSNTTIRALKAERDDLVARLTERYTYQTSLAWPLYVPDHQAFPNAIMAWAAGILGGGALGVLAAVLRNAVRGRGRGQAPHATV
- a CDS encoding class I SAM-dependent methyltransferase, yielding MSATNEPLARRGRGVDASQLLETQRAFDSVAADYDGPRGNNALIQRMRTTLWDTVATELPVGSRLVDLGCGTGLDAGEFASRGYSVLATDWSPAMVARTRERAARQGLEERLTAAHVGIQQLERLEGEFDGMYSNFGPLNCAPDLPAVAAECARLLRPDGCLVFSVIGRICPWEVGHYAVRGRFKRAAVRAAQGATAVGMNGHTIWTWYHLPREFYRAFSQHFVLDRYQALSLFLPPPYLVDFYERHPRLSARLGQLDDRMGGWPLLRDMGDHFLIVMRKR
- a CDS encoding amidohydrolase family protein, which gives rise to MAMADVCLYGARAITLAGPSRAPVTLRAGHFGGTLGTGTLRLDLQGHVLAPGLINAHEHLQINAVPPLPQSAPFANSYAWIDAFQAHFQRREVAVALQVPKDVRLRQGGLKNLLAGVTCVAQHDPWHAALDTADFPVAVLRAFGWSYALGGPAYGPPVQESFAATPSGQPWMIHLAEGTDAVARAELDALDRLGCLAGNSVLIHGVGLGEQDIDRIIACGAAVVWCPSSNLALLGQTLDPWRLCMAGRLALGSDARVSGGRDLLDDLRLATDSGLAPDLLLGLATHQAARILRLPARGSLAPGAVADLVIVRDRGGEPAASVVGCSRSQLRAVIRDGKPRIADPDFAHWFDAAGIATLPVLLDGCPKLLDAALADPQVLALEPGVQLLSPHTHAATRVAFGAAQ
- a CDS encoding class I SAM-dependent methyltransferase, yielding MSSVPTLEPAAAYALWAQAYPPHAHNPVMLAEQRAMLALLPTDLRSQHVLDAGCGSGRYMLQALQRGAAQVTGVDLSPEMLQRAAHELAQRWPATCFSLQQGSLEQLPVADAMADITVCGLVVGHLPRLWTALEQLRRVTRIGGSVLCSDVHPIGHALGWRRDFKADGQHYAIRHTQHLYSHWHSACAALDLAIEAVAEPMLDPADIPPGARFDTAALQVPVALVLRLRRLA
- a CDS encoding glycosyltransferase family 4 protein, which translates into the protein MTVHVAHLNLLPAPSGWDAVQVFAQWPSLADIAEAVASTGTQVTVLQVAAHTEQLTRQGVAYHFLDPGKRGSAVRARRLADLLQQLDVAVIHVHGLEFAGDARRLARLLPQVPIVLQDHANRPPRWWRRPVWRARYAAAAGIAFTSLALAQPFVRARLFGPRTQLFAIPESSSRFTPGDRIQARAVTGLAGDPCVLWVGHLSEGKDPLCVLDAVAMAAARLPGLRLWCAFHEAPLLEAVRQRIHDDPRLASRVHLLGKVTHAQIQQLQRAADVFVSASHAESCGYAALEAYACGTLPLLSDIPAFRALSDNASMGALFPVGDAARLSDLLVAHARQRPGRARVRAYFDARLSFAAVGRQWRDAYTQVLRTAAGQRQ
- a CDS encoding glycosyltransferase family 4 protein encodes the protein MKLAVVVPGGVDRSGEVRVIPVFLTLIDWLARNHEVHVFVLHQEPEPATWMLRGATVHNIGQHRTRLRAIAAIREEHRRAPFDVVQALFSGYCSLIAVVAAKLLRRPSVVHIAGGELVALHGIGYGGRRRWRGRLREAVILRLADRVTAASLPIIASLHALGVTAQRVPLGVDLRAWPPAPPRARSGGVARLLHVASLNPVKDQTTLLRALAALKRAGVAFVVDIVGVDTLDGRIHALAEQLDLGAQVRFVGFKTQRELRPIMQSADLLLMSSLHEAGPMVLLEAALVGVPTVGTAVGHLAEWAPSAALAVPPGDWAGLAEAIRQVLADDELRLRLAWAAQCRATREDAGLTTRLFETLYRELCAERPLR
- a CDS encoding nucleotidyltransferase family protein; its protein translation is MQPSLRTIKHGLRTATERLARELAQPSDAPPRWDRLQWQLAAAAAAAHGVSPLLQRQSLWQTAEWTRFLDEQRAHVAHRHRRIALLLTQIDAAARSAGIAVTGLKGTALHRLGVYLPGDRPMADIDLLVEAEDAPRAAELLCALGYVASFDQWKHQVFKPVHGEAVAGLGEHRDAPISIELHTRIQERLPVACVDITARVLPERPQPGLNAYPSIGALMCHLLLHAAGGICHRSIRLMHLHDLALLVTRMGPRDWEVLWEDSAAPPWWALPPLLLLQRYYGDVVPAAVLARLRAQCAPLLRMRAARLTLTTASCSNLWLPALPGIEWSRSLGEARQYLRQRIAPSAESRKERADMLRTQLWLQDQPWVRQSQTRRLMTRLTRPVPRTDMLYVVRAALDGYLQPA
- a CDS encoding B12-binding domain-containing radical SAM protein, with translation MLKIQVSHSYFLRYDPKQWERGKPYPPLATLQVAALLREHGHRLSLFDAMLADDVQDYPGALQAAQPDLVVFYEDNFNFLTKMCLSRMREAACTMIATARAQGCRVLVAGSDASDNPDVFLAAGADAVLIDEGIAPLLELVARLDANPQCAPDTWLDGVARIATAHPAAAREHVGAQPPDARLGGLPAWDLVDIPRYRTFWQQRHGYFSLNMAASRGCPFRCNWCAKPIWGNHYKRRSAEDVAAEMIHLKRTFGPDHIWMADDIFGFHIDWVETFAEQLSDADGAIPFMIQTRADLASDRMATALARAGCAEAWLGAESGSQRILDKMTKGTQVADVIAARRRLGARGIRVGFFIQLGYLGEELVDILATRALVREAAPDLIGVSVSYPLPGTKFYEEVKNQLGGKTHWQDSDDLAMMFRGAYDSEFYRSVRNLLHTEVDLQQARTTMGDLAYAQAWQALEQRWDSLIASEHAHRTEPLMAAARPVRQLASVLVG
- a CDS encoding HPr kinase/phosphatase C-terminal domain-containing protein; the protein is MPQSAAVAELAPISALRAERAHAAMPAPLDPFDEQGPRRHGVRKQVLGASFHFESDSPALLSLVEAAYAGLPAHRFDGAPQFHITLDVVARAPRLPVAEPPPVRTHAAAGLLCGVMDECNYLMVSVAERRAMVVVSDDMLMHAYHLRYELIEFAVFLLAARGMSLVPLHGACVGWQGHGALLLGASGAGKSTLALHSLLRGLQFVAEDGVFVEPHSLVATGVANFLHLRPASLGLLDAPTRAWISAAPTIRRRSGVEKFEVDLRDSRAVLAPAPLPLAAVVLLSDVPATDPAHLLTPMAHEEIAACLAADQPYAAGQPGWSHFIAQVQQRGVYRMQRGAHPDAAVDALLQLLHRAASSLPGA